One Streptomyces sp. CNQ-509 DNA window includes the following coding sequences:
- the corA gene encoding magnesium/cobalt transporter CorA produces MIVDCALYRHGRRVPAPGDVAAVLAQARAGEDTFCWIGLFEPSRQEFDELTRGLGLHPLAAEDAVTAHQRPKLEVYDAALFFVLKPVLYDDSTDTITVSEISTFVGDSFVVTVRHGEANPLGRVRARLEGQPEVLAHGPTAVVYAVCDAVVDNYLDVADDFHTDLEELEAEVFQPGGRDPGRSAGRIYDFKRQALEFRRTTGPLADPIARLAGAGLPFVNERARPFFRDVGDHLMRVNEHLETIDRLLSDILAAHLARVGVQQNDDMRKISAYAAMAAAPTVIGSIYGMNFDHMPELHWTLGYPAVLLVMVSVVLLLYVFFRRRGWLGNGGR; encoded by the coding sequence GTGATCGTCGACTGCGCGCTCTACCGGCACGGCCGGCGCGTGCCCGCGCCCGGAGACGTCGCGGCCGTGCTGGCGCAGGCGCGCGCCGGCGAGGACACGTTCTGCTGGATCGGGCTCTTCGAACCGTCGCGCCAGGAGTTCGACGAGCTGACCCGCGGGCTCGGTCTGCACCCGCTCGCGGCGGAGGACGCGGTCACCGCGCACCAGCGGCCGAAGCTGGAGGTGTACGACGCGGCGCTGTTCTTCGTGCTCAAGCCCGTGCTCTACGACGACAGCACCGACACCATCACCGTCAGCGAGATCAGCACCTTCGTCGGCGACTCCTTCGTGGTCACCGTCCGGCACGGCGAGGCGAACCCCCTCGGCCGGGTACGGGCCCGGCTGGAGGGGCAGCCCGAGGTGCTGGCGCACGGGCCGACGGCGGTGGTGTACGCGGTGTGCGACGCCGTCGTGGACAACTACCTCGACGTCGCGGACGACTTCCACACCGACCTGGAGGAGCTGGAGGCCGAGGTCTTCCAGCCCGGCGGCCGCGACCCCGGTCGCTCGGCGGGGCGGATCTACGACTTCAAGCGGCAGGCGCTGGAGTTCCGCCGCACCACCGGCCCGCTGGCCGACCCGATCGCCCGGCTGGCGGGCGCCGGGCTGCCGTTCGTCAACGAGCGGGCACGGCCGTTCTTCCGCGACGTCGGCGACCATCTCATGCGCGTCAACGAGCATCTGGAGACCATCGACCGGCTGCTGTCCGACATCCTCGCCGCGCACCTCGCGCGGGTGGGGGTGCAGCAGAACGACGACATGCGGAAGATCTCCGCGTACGCCGCCATGGCCGCGGCGCCGACCGTCATCGGCAGCATCTACGGGATGAACTTCGACCACATGCCGGAGCTGCACTGGACACTCGGGTATCCGGCGGTGCTGCTGGTGATGGTGTCCGTGGTGCTGTTGCTCTACGTGTTCTTCCGCCGGCGCGGCTGGCTGGGCAACGGCGGGCGCTGA
- a CDS encoding LLM class F420-dependent oxidoreductase, giving the protein MRLGINLGYWGAGMDADNLAVAQEADRLGYDVCWAAEAYGSDAATVLSWVAAKTERIDVGSAIFQIPARAPAMTAMTAATLDSLTEGRFRLGIGVSGPQVSEGWYGVEFGKPLARTREYVEIVRKALSRERLSYAGEHWTLPLPGGAGKPIKLTVHPVREHIPVYIAAIGPKNLEQTGEIAEGALLVFYSPEHAEETTLRHVRAGRAKAGKELDAFDIVPTVPMALGDDIAALADVFRPYTALYVGGMGSAKQNFYNRLAGRMGYEREAAEIQAAYLAGDKAGAAAAVPQELIDATTLLGPVERIADRMRAYAEAGVTSLSLAPSGFTREERIAGVRAGVEALERAGLA; this is encoded by the coding sequence ATGCGGCTCGGGATCAACCTCGGCTACTGGGGCGCCGGCATGGACGCCGACAACCTCGCCGTCGCGCAGGAGGCGGACCGCCTCGGCTACGACGTGTGCTGGGCCGCCGAGGCGTACGGCTCCGACGCGGCCACCGTGCTGAGCTGGGTCGCCGCCAAGACCGAGCGGATCGACGTGGGCTCCGCGATCTTCCAGATCCCGGCCCGCGCCCCCGCCATGACCGCGATGACCGCCGCCACCCTCGACTCACTCACCGAGGGCCGCTTCCGCCTCGGGATCGGCGTCTCCGGGCCGCAGGTCTCCGAGGGCTGGTACGGGGTGGAGTTCGGCAAGCCGCTCGCCCGCACCCGCGAGTACGTGGAGATCGTGCGCAAGGCGCTGTCGCGCGAGCGGCTGTCGTACGCGGGCGAGCACTGGACTCTGCCGCTGCCCGGCGGCGCAGGGAAGCCGATCAAGCTGACCGTGCACCCCGTCCGCGAGCACATCCCCGTCTACATCGCCGCCATCGGCCCGAAGAACCTGGAGCAGACCGGCGAGATCGCCGAGGGCGCCCTGCTCGTCTTCTACTCGCCCGAGCACGCCGAGGAGACCACCCTGCGCCACGTGCGTGCCGGGCGGGCGAAGGCCGGCAAGGAGCTGGACGCCTTCGACATCGTGCCCACGGTCCCGATGGCCCTGGGTGACGACATCGCCGCGCTCGCCGACGTCTTCCGCCCGTACACCGCCCTGTACGTCGGCGGCATGGGCAGCGCCAAGCAGAACTTCTACAACCGCCTCGCCGGCCGTATGGGGTACGAGCGCGAGGCGGCCGAGATCCAGGCCGCCTACCTCGCCGGCGACAAGGCCGGCGCGGCCGCCGCCGTGCCGCAGGAGCTGATCGACGCCACCACGCTGCTCGGTCCCGTGGAGCGGATCGCGGACCGGATGCGGGCGTACGCCGAGGCGGGGGTGACGTCGCTGTCGCTGGCGCCGTCCGGGTTCACGCGGGAGGAGCGCATCGCGGGCGTGCGCGCCGGAGTGGAGGCGCTGGAGCGCGCCGGCCTCGCCTGA
- a CDS encoding aldo/keto reductase: protein MEHRQLGRTGLRVSRMGLGTLTWGRDTGEPEAAGLLKTFWEAGGTLVDTADVYADGGAEHLLGRLLRDLVPRRDIVVATKAGSVPDPERRFDTSRRHLLGALDASLERLGTDYVDLWQVHAFDPYTPMDETLQALDSAIASGRARYAGVSNFSGWQLAKAATWQLAGAGGGAGAAGGRTRLASTQMEYSLLQRGVEREVLPAALDLGVGLLPSSPLGRGVLTGKYRDATPAGSRLASEHLAPFVAPYLDEEASRVVDAVTTAADGLAVTPLEVSLAWVRDRPGVAAPLVGARNAEQLSAALSVEGLTLPDEICQALDDVSAPVHRYPDQDWSTL from the coding sequence ATGGAGCACAGGCAACTCGGCCGCACGGGCCTTCGCGTCTCCCGCATGGGACTGGGCACCCTCACCTGGGGGCGGGACACCGGGGAGCCGGAGGCGGCCGGGCTGCTGAAGACGTTCTGGGAGGCCGGCGGGACGCTCGTCGACACCGCCGACGTGTACGCGGACGGCGGCGCCGAGCACCTGCTGGGACGCCTGCTGCGGGACCTCGTGCCGAGGCGGGACATCGTCGTCGCCACCAAAGCGGGCAGCGTGCCCGACCCCGAGCGCCGCTTCGACACCTCCAGGCGGCACCTGCTGGGCGCGCTCGACGCCTCGCTGGAACGGCTGGGCACCGACTACGTCGACCTGTGGCAGGTGCACGCCTTCGACCCGTACACGCCGATGGACGAGACCCTCCAGGCCCTCGACTCCGCCATAGCGAGCGGCCGGGCCCGCTACGCGGGCGTGAGCAACTTCAGCGGCTGGCAGCTCGCCAAGGCCGCGACCTGGCAGCTCGCCGGGGCCGGCGGCGGCGCGGGCGCGGCGGGCGGCCGGACGCGGCTGGCGTCGACGCAGATGGAGTACTCGCTGCTGCAGCGCGGGGTGGAGCGGGAGGTGCTGCCGGCGGCCCTGGACCTGGGCGTGGGCCTGCTGCCGTCGTCGCCTCTCGGCCGGGGGGTCCTGACCGGCAAGTACCGCGACGCCACGCCGGCGGGGTCGCGGCTGGCCTCGGAGCACCTGGCGCCGTTCGTCGCGCCGTACCTGGACGAGGAGGCGAGCCGGGTGGTCGACGCGGTGACCACGGCGGCGGACGGTCTCGCGGTGACGCCGCTGGAGGTGTCGCTCGCGTGGGTACGGGACCGGCCGGGGGTGGCGGCGCCGCTGGTGGGGGCGCGCAACGCCGAGCAGTTGTCGGCGGCGTTGTCGGTGGAGGGTCTTACGCTTCCTGACGAGATCTGCCAGGCGCTGGACGACGTGTCGGCGCCCGTGCACCGCTATCCCGATCAGGACTGGAGCACGCTGTGA
- a CDS encoding helix-hairpin-helix domain-containing protein → MNDAPEAAETAAGGGTEPGAAGDGGGGAETGASAGSDAGTGADASTAGGGSGEGGGEERPRRAAAAVESGTALTGKAAELLAAVRAVERGERDAAAFFPAPARAPRPRPVRSAEPPAGAGTAPEAGAGPGAGAGGEQGEPVRPREPSAEAVAAVRQVLADAGAPEDPAARVAGQFGEGAAELLRADPWQLLAVPGVRPSQADEFARGLLESAEPGDERRVEALVGWLLAQAALRGHTALEFPALAQALSGYGVPDAEEALREAAARGGVLVFEEREEPSAAAPVPEGGEDGEEEVPVRLLLGLERYAMAEEGLADGLSRLVSTFTPPPGPAEEDAGAQGEDAAVRVADAGAWEAAAAAAPSPSAAELIRAAAGSGLVLHSGGEAARAEPAALVAAARALGLRAYAAAHTDDGRARLAGLLAAAATGPEAAAGEGRSGPGAEDPASGGAVTVRGLLAGREGPGRDPDGLLAVDVLAVLDAPQLDAEAAAALVEALPDGVRLVLSGDPGLLESAGPGRVYADVAAARVCPRVTSRTPDPGPIGELVSGVGAGELQAVAAPGKEVVIVPVQDPGEAVHRTVQLVADSVPRALGVPAADTQVIAVGHGGAAGTRVLNAALKERLNPGPGAFGGFDAGDRVVYVPAPGTAVPGLVTSGDDAGLHLDCGGTAVVVRPDRVAEAVRHGWALTAHQAAGRRWPAAVVVVPGDAEAALSRAWAYTAFSRGERHLSVVHGAGPVLARRLAEVPAPRRTTRLRGLLGAQTRA, encoded by the coding sequence GTGAACGACGCACCGGAGGCCGCGGAGACGGCGGCGGGGGGCGGTACGGAGCCGGGGGCTGCGGGGGACGGCGGCGGGGGCGCGGAGACCGGCGCGAGCGCCGGGAGCGACGCGGGTACCGGGGCCGACGCGAGCACGGCGGGCGGCGGGTCCGGCGAGGGCGGTGGCGAGGAGCGGCCCAGGCGGGCCGCCGCGGCCGTCGAGAGCGGGACGGCGCTGACCGGGAAGGCGGCGGAGCTGCTGGCCGCCGTGCGGGCCGTGGAGCGGGGCGAGCGGGACGCCGCCGCGTTCTTCCCCGCGCCCGCGCGGGCGCCCAGGCCCCGGCCCGTACGGAGCGCTGAGCCGCCGGCCGGGGCCGGGACGGCGCCGGAGGCCGGTGCAGGGCCCGGGGCAGGGGCCGGGGGCGAGCAGGGGGAGCCGGTGCGGCCGCGGGAGCCGAGCGCCGAGGCGGTCGCCGCCGTACGGCAGGTGCTCGCCGACGCGGGCGCCCCGGAGGATCCCGCGGCGCGGGTCGCGGGGCAGTTCGGCGAAGGCGCGGCGGAGTTGCTGCGTGCGGACCCGTGGCAGTTGCTCGCGGTGCCGGGCGTACGGCCGTCGCAGGCCGACGAGTTCGCGCGGGGGCTGCTGGAGTCCGCGGAGCCCGGCGACGAGCGCCGGGTGGAGGCGCTGGTGGGCTGGCTGCTGGCGCAGGCGGCCCTCAGGGGGCACACCGCGCTGGAGTTCCCGGCGCTGGCGCAGGCCCTGTCGGGGTACGGGGTGCCGGACGCCGAGGAGGCGCTGCGCGAGGCGGCGGCCAGGGGCGGCGTGCTCGTCTTCGAAGAGCGCGAGGAGCCGTCCGCCGCGGCCCCCGTACCGGAGGGCGGGGAGGACGGCGAGGAGGAGGTCCCCGTACGGCTGCTGCTCGGCCTGGAGCGCTACGCGATGGCGGAGGAGGGCCTGGCGGACGGCCTGTCCCGGCTCGTCAGCACGTTCACGCCGCCACCGGGTCCGGCGGAGGAGGACGCCGGCGCGCAGGGTGAGGACGCCGCCGTCCGCGTCGCGGACGCGGGCGCGTGGGAGGCCGCGGCCGCCGCCGCGCCGTCGCCCTCCGCCGCGGAGCTGATCCGCGCCGCCGCGGGCAGCGGACTCGTGCTGCACAGCGGCGGCGAGGCCGCCCGCGCGGAGCCCGCGGCGCTGGTCGCCGCGGCCCGCGCCCTGGGGCTGCGCGCGTACGCGGCGGCCCACACCGACGACGGCCGCGCCCGCCTGGCCGGCCTGCTCGCCGCGGCGGCCACCGGACCGGAGGCCGCCGCCGGGGAAGGCCGCTCCGGCCCCGGGGCGGAGGACCCGGCGTCCGGCGGAGCCGTGACCGTGCGCGGGCTGCTCGCCGGCCGGGAGGGCCCGGGCCGCGACCCGGACGGCCTGCTCGCCGTCGACGTGCTGGCCGTACTGGACGCGCCGCAGCTCGACGCCGAGGCCGCCGCAGCCCTCGTCGAGGCGCTGCCGGACGGCGTGCGGCTGGTGCTCAGCGGCGACCCCGGGCTGCTGGAGTCCGCGGGCCCCGGCCGGGTCTACGCCGATGTGGCCGCCGCGCGCGTCTGCCCGCGGGTGACGTCCCGCACCCCCGACCCGGGACCGATCGGCGAGCTGGTCTCCGGCGTCGGCGCCGGCGAGCTGCAGGCCGTCGCGGCGCCGGGCAAGGAGGTCGTGATCGTCCCGGTGCAGGACCCCGGCGAGGCGGTCCACCGCACGGTGCAGCTCGTCGCCGACTCCGTACCGCGCGCCCTCGGGGTACCCGCCGCGGACACGCAGGTGATCGCCGTGGGGCACGGCGGCGCCGCGGGCACCCGGGTGCTGAACGCGGCGCTGAAGGAACGGCTGAACCCCGGCCCGGGGGCGTTCGGCGGCTTCGACGCGGGCGACCGCGTCGTCTACGTCCCCGCCCCCGGCACCGCCGTGCCGGGACTGGTCACCTCCGGTGACGACGCGGGGCTGCACCTCGACTGCGGCGGCACCGCCGTCGTCGTCCGTCCCGACCGGGTCGCCGAGGCCGTACGGCACGGCTGGGCGCTCACCGCGCACCAGGCGGCGGGGCGGCGCTGGCCCGCCGCGGTGGTCGTGGTGCCCGGGGACGCGGAGGCGGCGCTGAGCCGCGCCTGGGCGTACACGGCGTTCAGCCGCGGCGAGCGGCACCTGTCCGTCGTGCACGGCGCGGGCCCCGTGCTGGCCCGGCGCCTCGCGGAGGTGCCGGCCCCGCGGCGTACGACACGGCTGCGCGGCCTGCTCGGCGCCCAGACGCGGGCCTGA
- a CDS encoding DUF5703 family protein, whose translation MPEYEFRDVYVPRGVSRAAAARLLTDQAEYGHWELHRLRLYPDGSRRARLRRRIIRQVRATW comes from the coding sequence ATGCCGGAATACGAGTTTCGTGATGTCTATGTGCCGCGGGGAGTCTCACGGGCCGCCGCGGCGAGGCTTCTGACCGACCAAGCCGAGTACGGGCACTGGGAGTTGCACCGGCTCCGGCTGTATCCCGACGGCAGTCGCAGGGCGCGGCTGCGGCGCCGGATCATCAGACAGGTGCGAGCGACGTGGTGA
- a CDS encoding chaplin: MRHVARKGLFTIAAAGGMLVAAGATAAQADAGAEGAATNSPGVGSGNTVQAPVNVPVNVCGNTVNAGGLLNPAFGNTCVNDGGGTKTGGHATGGGAQAQGQSSQSPGVLSGNTAQAPVDVPVNACGNSANVVGVGNAAFGNECGNGAVPDTPKPPKPEEPPTTPEEPDRPDVPDTPEQPVTPDRPDEPTDRSHTPPNHETQAGAPAPETEQLAETGSEIPVGALIPLSGGLLLGGAVLYRRARAAAA; encoded by the coding sequence ATGCGACATGTCGCAAGGAAGGGCCTGTTCACCATCGCAGCCGCAGGCGGCATGCTGGTCGCCGCAGGCGCCACCGCCGCACAGGCGGACGCGGGCGCCGAGGGCGCAGCGACGAACTCCCCGGGCGTCGGCTCCGGTAACACGGTGCAGGCGCCGGTGAACGTTCCGGTGAACGTGTGCGGCAACACGGTGAACGCCGGCGGGCTGCTCAACCCCGCGTTCGGCAACACGTGTGTCAACGACGGCGGAGGCACGAAGACCGGCGGCCACGCCACCGGCGGCGGGGCCCAGGCCCAGGGCCAGTCGTCGCAGTCCCCGGGCGTGCTGTCCGGCAACACGGCGCAAGCGCCCGTGGACGTGCCGGTGAACGCGTGCGGCAACTCCGCCAACGTCGTCGGGGTCGGCAACGCCGCCTTCGGCAACGAGTGCGGCAACGGCGCGGTCCCCGACACCCCGAAGCCGCCCAAGCCCGAGGAGCCGCCGACGACGCCGGAGGAGCCGGACCGTCCCGACGTGCCGGACACCCCCGAGCAGCCCGTCACCCCGGACCGGCCCGACGAGCCCACGGACCGGAGCCACACCCCGCCGAACCACGAGACGCAGGCCGGCGCGCCCGCCCCGGAGACGGAGCAGCTCGCGGAGACCGGCTCCGAGATCCCGGTGGGGGCCCTCATCCCGCTCAGCGGCGGTCTGCTGCTCGGCGGCGCGGTGCTCTACCGCCGCGCCCGCGCGGCCGCGGCCTGA
- a CDS encoding chaplin, producing the protein MIKKVVAAAAATGGLMLAGAGVAAADAGAQGAAVQSPGVLSGNVVQAPIHIPVNACGNTVNVVGLLNPAFGNTCINK; encoded by the coding sequence ATGATCAAGAAGGTTGTCGCCGCGGCGGCCGCCACGGGCGGTCTGATGCTGGCGGGTGCCGGCGTCGCCGCTGCCGACGCAGGTGCCCAGGGCGCTGCCGTGCAGTCCCCGGGCGTGCTGTCCGGCAACGTCGTCCAGGCTCCGATTCACATCCCCGTGAACGCCTGCGGCAACACCGTGAACGTCGTCGGTCTGCTGAACCCGGCGTTCGGCAACACCTGCATCAACAAGTGA
- a CDS encoding M20/M25/M40 family metallo-hydrolase, which produces MSQPENARGGTVERAESEVVDLCRELIRIDTSNYGDHSGPGERAAAEYVAEKLAEVGLEPEIFESHPGRASTVARIEGEDSSRPALLIHGHLDVVPANAADWTHDPFSGEVADGCVWGRGAVDMKDMDAMTLAVVRERLRTGRKPPRDVVLAFLADEEAGGLYGARHLVDTKPELFEGVTEAIGEVGGFSFTVNEDVRLYLIETAQKGMHWMRLTVDGTAGHGSMTNRDNAITELSEAVARLGRHEFPVRLTKSVRGFLDELGDALGVELDPEDMDATLARLGGIAKIIGATLRNTANPTMLGSGYKVNVIPGQATAHVDGRFLPGYEEEFLADLDRILGPRVKREDVHADKALETTFDGALVEAMATALKAEDPIARAVPYCLSGGTDAKSFDDLGIRCFGFAPLQLPPELDFAGMFHGVDERVPVAGLQFGVRVLDRFLDAC; this is translated from the coding sequence GTGAGCCAACCGGAGAACGCCCGTGGCGGCACCGTCGAGCGCGCGGAGAGCGAGGTCGTCGACCTCTGCCGCGAGCTGATCCGGATAGACACCAGCAACTACGGCGACCACTCCGGACCGGGGGAGCGGGCGGCCGCGGAGTACGTGGCGGAGAAGCTGGCCGAGGTGGGTCTCGAGCCGGAGATCTTCGAGTCGCACCCCGGGCGGGCGTCGACCGTGGCGCGGATCGAGGGCGAGGACTCCTCGCGGCCGGCGCTGCTCATCCACGGGCACCTCGACGTCGTGCCGGCCAACGCCGCCGACTGGACCCACGACCCCTTCTCCGGCGAGGTCGCCGACGGCTGCGTCTGGGGGCGTGGGGCGGTGGACATGAAGGACATGGACGCCATGACCCTCGCCGTCGTGCGCGAGCGCCTGCGCACCGGGCGCAAGCCCCCGCGCGACGTCGTGCTCGCCTTCCTCGCCGATGAGGAGGCCGGCGGGCTCTACGGGGCCAGGCACCTCGTGGACACGAAGCCGGAGCTGTTCGAGGGCGTGACCGAGGCCATCGGCGAGGTCGGCGGCTTCTCCTTCACTGTGAACGAGGACGTGCGGCTGTATCTCATCGAGACCGCGCAGAAGGGCATGCACTGGATGCGCCTGACGGTCGACGGGACGGCCGGGCACGGCTCGATGACCAACCGTGACAACGCCATCACCGAGCTGTCCGAGGCGGTGGCCCGGCTGGGGCGGCACGAGTTCCCGGTGCGGCTGACCAAGTCCGTACGCGGCTTCCTCGACGAGCTCGGCGACGCCCTCGGCGTCGAGCTGGACCCCGAGGACATGGACGCCACCCTCGCCAGGCTCGGCGGCATCGCGAAGATCATCGGCGCCACCCTCCGCAACACCGCCAACCCCACCATGCTCGGCTCGGGCTACAAGGTGAACGTGATCCCCGGGCAGGCCACGGCGCACGTCGACGGCCGCTTCCTGCCGGGGTACGAGGAGGAGTTCCTCGCCGACCTCGACCGCATCCTCGGCCCGCGCGTGAAGCGCGAGGACGTGCACGCCGACAAGGCGCTGGAGACCACCTTCGACGGGGCGCTGGTCGAGGCCATGGCGACGGCCCTGAAGGCGGAGGACCCGATCGCCCGCGCCGTGCCGTACTGCCTCTCCGGCGGTACCGACGCCAAGTCCTTCGACGACCTCGGCATCCGCTGCTTCGGCTTCGCGCCGCTGCAGTTGCCGCCGGAGCTGGACTTCGCCGGGATGTTCCACGGGGTCGACGAGCGGGTCCCGGTCGCGGGTCTGCAGTTCGGCGTCCGGGTGCTGGACCGGTTTCTCGACGCCTGCTGA
- a CDS encoding tyrosine-type recombinase/integrase: protein MLTACLNARDRLIVALAVRVGMRRGEIAGLRLADVRLIPGRRAGCQVEGPHLHVIKRTNPNRAAGKARRSRQLPCDPLVVRLFDDWAVERAEVPGAADCDFAPVTLTGPRTGHGMRPAAINEAFEALVRRSRALPPAPATPGPFDPGRAGSESRGLPGPRPEVDLSTPTSTGAGGGQA, encoded by the coding sequence TTGCTGACGGCGTGCCTGAACGCGCGGGACCGCCTCATCGTCGCGCTCGCGGTGCGGGTGGGCATGCGCCGCGGCGAGATCGCCGGGCTGCGGCTGGCCGATGTGCGCCTGATCCCGGGCCGCCGGGCCGGATGCCAGGTCGAGGGGCCGCACCTGCACGTGATCAAGCGGACCAACCCCAACCGGGCCGCAGGGAAGGCCCGCCGCAGCCGCCAGCTGCCCTGCGATCCGCTCGTGGTGCGGTTGTTCGACGACTGGGCGGTCGAGCGGGCGGAGGTTCCCGGCGCCGCCGACTGCGACTTCGCCCCGGTCACCCTCACCGGCCCGCGCACCGGCCACGGCATGCGGCCCGCTGCGATCAACGAGGCGTTCGAGGCCCTGGTCCGGCGGTCGCGAGCCCTACCGCCGGCGCCAGCGACGCCTGGGCCGTTTGACCCCGGTCGAGCCGGAAGCGAAAGCCGAGGTCTACCAGGACCTCGGCCTGAAGTTGATCTATCAACCCCCACGTCAACTGGTGCGGGTGGAGGCCAAGCTTGA